The window ATATTATAGTCTCCACAGATCAACAGATTAGGAATTTCTTGTTTTAATTCTTGAATATAATTTCTAAAATCTGAAAGCCACTCCATTTTAAAATCTTGCCTTGGATCTCCACTTGAACCACTTGGCATATAGGTGCTCATGATAGAAAAACCGTCATAATCCGCACGGATTACTCTTCCTTCCCTATCATATTGTGGTATTCCGCATCCTATTTCAACATTTTTTGGTTTCACCTTAGTAAATATTCCAACCCCACTATATCCTTTCTTTTCTGCAGAATGCCAATAGATATCATAGCCCAGCTCTTCAAAAACAGTAAGATCAACTTGATCTCTATTTGCTTTAAGTTCTTGTAAACAAAAAACATCAGGCTTTTCTTCTTTAAGCCATTCGCTTAAACCTTTTTTTTCTGCAGCTCTGATACCATTTACATTGTATGAAATTATATTCATTAAATATCTGATTTAAAATACTAAACCAATCTCATTCTCAAAATACTCAATTACATGCATTTTGAGCAATTTTTCTTGTTCTAAAAGGTCAAAATGGGGTAACTTTTTCTCTAATACCCAATGTGGCCATCCATTTTCATCTGTCCCTTCCAGTCTGTAAAAACCAGAAAGACTTAATACTTTACAAATTGCAATATGCATTAAGTCTTGCTTATCTTCTTTATTAAAACTATGAGGCCCTTTTCCTAATTCTTGAACTCCAATTAGAAATAAAATAGCATTCATGTCTTTAGGCTTTCGCCCTACATTATCTTTTAAAGCCAATCTTAAGGCTTGCCATTTCCTTTCTAATTCAAGATCTTTTTTAATCATTCTCGTTTTCTTTCAAATATTCCCAGAATTCAACTGCTCTTCTTAAATGGGGAATTACAATTGTGCCACCTATTAAATTGGCAATAGAAAATATTTCAAAAACTTGTTCATCTGTAACGCCCAGTTCGAAGCATTTACCTAAATGATAGCGAACACAGTCATCACACCTTAAAACCATGGAAGAGGATAATCCTATCATTTCCTTAGTTTTTTTATCAACACTGCCTTCAGCGAAAGCATTTGTATCAAGATTGAATATGCGCTTGAGGATTTTATTGTTACTCCCCACAATTTTATCATTCATTTTTGCGCGATACTCGTTGAATTCCTCTACTTTATTCATAAATTAAATCACTATCAATTTTGAAATTTAAATTAACCTGCAAAGTTAGTCCTTGTGAGCTATTCAACCCAAACCTTTTCCCTAATACTATCCGATTTTATATCATTATTTTTCCCGAACTACTGCCTTTCCTGTAATCTTACCTTATCCAGGTCTGAAATACTAGTTTGTAGCCACTGCCTCAATGATTTAAATCGAACAAACCTTCATCTTGACCAACCCAATCAATTACATACTCGCTTTTTTGAAGTTCCTAATTTAAAATATGCTTTTGCCTTAAGTTGGTTTCAAAAAGGAACAGTAATTCAAAAGCTTTTACATCAGCTTAAATATGAGGGAAACGAAGCTGTTGGGCTTTTGTTGGGAGAAATTATGGGTGAAGAAATCAAACCTTATTTTCAAAATGAATGGGATCTGATCACTACAGTTCCTATTCATTATAAAAAAGAGAGAAAAAGAGGATACAATCAGAGCGATATTATAGCAAAAGGGCTTTCAAAAGTATTAAATATCCCTTTTACCCCTATTCTAACTAAAACCATTAATAGTAAAAGCCAGACTAAAAAGCATAGAATTGAAAGGTTTGAAAATGTGGAATCTGTTTTTGAATTAATATCAAAAGAGCAAAGTATTGATAAAAAGAAGATTTTGCTCTTAGATGATGTCATAACAACTGGAGCAACCATGCAATCATGTTGCAAACCTTTAATACAAGCAGGTGCTGAAATATCGATTGCTTCAATAGCCTGTACTAGGAAATAAAGGAATGTTCTATAATTAGGAACCTATTAACCATTTTTAATACAAAATTAAATGTCTGAAATATTTGATCTTGGAGCTAATCAGTATAGTTATAAATTCATTTATAGAATGGTTTAAATCAAGAAATACAAGCTAAGTTCTTTTTAATGAGTGTTTTAACTAGGATTTTAACTTTTCTAATAATAAATCTTGATGTTTTAGATACAATACCATGTTTTCCAACATAATATCCGCAGCTTCTCTGTCTTTAACATTTTCTAAAACTTTTTCACAAACTCTGTACAGAACTTGTCTGGAACTGATATTGTGAGCATCAGCCACTTTTTGAATAAAACTAGCGATTTCATTTTCAGACAAACTTCCTTCAGCTAATTCATCCATTTTCTTTATTTCATCTTTTAAAGCTTCAACTTCAGCTAGTTGGGTAGGTTTTTTAGATAAATAATCTTGATCTTCAGATTTTGAATCCGTTGACTGATTCTTCATGAAATCATTTAAGTCTTTTAAGGTATCTTTCTTCTTAGCCATTGCGATCAATTATTTATAAGTGAGCTAATATTGCTTTAGTGATTGGTAAAAATTCTTTTTCAGCTAAAATTGTACTGAAATTAGCAAAAATATTTTTAGCCGGTACTTTTACTTCCAAAATTTCTGCGTCTAATTCAGACAAAGCATCTTTTACTGTTTCTATTTTGGTAGCGGAATGAACTCTATTGGGAAGCACTAATATCTTCAACTTATTATTTTCCTCTCTTGCAGGTTTAATATCCTCAATTGTTTGATAGGTTACTAATAGATCATTAGGCGTTAAACTAGTAGGAACAATTACCAAATCACTACTTAAGCTTAGCTTTTTGATATGTTCATCAGTGGTTTTTCCTGCACTATCCACTACTATATAATCTAATTTCCTATTTTTGAGTTCGGCTATGTCGTTTAAAGCTTTATGATCTTCCGAACCGATAATCGGAAAAACGGATGATTCTTTTGCGCCAGTTTTATATACTTCCATTTTTCGTAAAGTATTGAGCGTATAGTTGGTATCAGTTTCCAACATTGCTAATGAATGGCCCAAGCTGTGCAGCATAGTTGCAAAATGGATGGCACTTGTAGTTTTTCCGGTACCTCCTTTTCTGGAGATAAATGAAATTATTTTTGTCATATCATAAATTCAATATGAATAAAAATACATAGCTGTAACCCTTTTTCCAAATCTAGGTTAGAAATGAAAAAAAGATAATGAAAAAAAGATTTAATATCGATGAAATTAATGAATTGATCGCAACCAGAAGATCAATTTATCCTGCACAATACACAGGTGAAAAAGTAGATGATGAAATCATAGATCAAATGCTCGAAAACGCGAATTGGGCTCCTAATCATAAACACACTGAACCCTGGAGGTTTATCGTTTTTACTGAAGCGGGCTTAAATGAACTAGGAAAATTTCAGGCAGACATCTATAAAAAGGTTTCTACTGAAAAAGGGGAATTTGATGAAGCGAAAATGGAAACACTAAGAAACAAACCTTTGTCTGCTTCGCATGTGATAGCTATTGGAATGAAAAGAGATGAGAAAAAAAGTGTTCCAGTTGAAGAGGAAATTGCGGCAGTGGCAGCAGCAGTTCAAAATATGCAATTAACCGCAAGTGCTTATGGTGTGGGTTGCTATTGGGGATCAGGTGGTATTACTTACATGGAAGAGGCTAAAGAAGCATTGGCTTTAGATAAAGATGATAAATTATTAGGCTGGCTTTATGTAGGCGTTCCAAAAGAAGGATTTTGGCCAGCAGGGAAAAGATCTTCAATAAATGATAAAGTAAATTGGGTTAAAGGATAAAATGGAATATCTGATTACATATTTACCCATAATTCTCGCTTGGTTAATTTTTGGATTAATGCATTCAATTTTGGCATCTAGATTAATGAAAGACAAATTGAATTTAGGTCCTTTAACCTATAGAAGGTTGTATAATGTATTTTCTATATTTGCTGTTTTATTCATTTTCTTTTTAGGAGCCACATTACCAGCAGAATATTTATTTGTAAAAGATCAGGTGAGTAAATCAATTGGTTTAATCATAGCTACTTTTGGTTTTCTTTTAGCAAAACTCGCTTTTAGGCCTATTAGTCTATCAGAATTTCTGGGTATAAAATCAGAAACAAATCAAAAACTAATAAAGGATGGAATATATGCCAGAATTAGGCATCCTCTTTATTCCGCTCTGATACTAGGCTTAATAGGTTTTTTGATTTTTAGTCCTACTTACACCAATTTAGTACATGTTATTTGTATTCTTTTTTACTTATTTATTGGTATCTATTTTGAGGAAAAACGACTTAAAAATTTCTTTGGGCAAGAATACGATGATTATAAAAAACAGACTCCCATGTTATTTCCTACCTTAAGGAAATAGTACTTTATCGAAAAAGTAAATTTCATGGCACTTTTTTAACTAAATTAAGGTTAGAGCACTTATTATAGCGATTCAATGCATATTGTAATGTTAATTGATAGTTTAGTGAACAAATATTTTAGTTTTTATTCTTGCAAACTACATATGAAGTGTATATTTGCGCCACGAAATTTTAAATTCCTTTATGGAACTTATTCAAAATAAGCACTTTAGTCAAGAACAAATTGATCAGTACAAAGAGGAGTTTGAATCCTCTAAACCGTTTCACCACATTATTCTGGATGACTTTTTGTCGACAGAGGTAGCAGAAAAACTCCATAATTTCTTTCCAGAGGATGAGCTTTTCAATAAGCCAAAGAAGGATAAACATGAGAATAAGCTAGAAGGTGATAAGTTTGAGGAATATCCACGCCTTTTCAATCTCTTAAAAGAGGAAATTGCCAAACCTAAATTTTTGGAATTCATTGAGCAAGTGACAGGCATTGAAAACGCCTTCATTACCAATGATGGTTTTGGTGTAGGAATCCAAAAAGGGAAAAAAGGATCTTTTGAAGATGTGCATGTTGACTTTAACATTCACCCTGAAAAAGATGTGCAAAGAAGATTAAACCTTCAACTTTACCTTACTCCAAGGTGGAAACCAGAGTGGAATG is drawn from Marivirga arenosa and contains these coding sequences:
- a CDS encoding exodeoxyribonuclease III; translated protein: MNIISYNVNGIRAAEKKGLSEWLKEEKPDVFCLQELKANRDQVDLTVFEELGYDIYWHSAEKKGYSGVGIFTKVKPKNVEIGCGIPQYDREGRVIRADYDGFSIMSTYMPSGSSGDPRQDFKMEWLSDFRNYIQELKQEIPNLLICGDYNICHQPIDIHDPVRNKNSSGFLPEEREWMTEFLNDGFVDTFRHLNKEPDQYSWWSYRAAARERNKGWRIDYHMLSENLIDKLKSADILQDVKHSDHCPIKVELDVS
- a CDS encoding carboxymuconolactone decarboxylase family protein, giving the protein MNKVEEFNEYRAKMNDKIVGSNNKILKRIFNLDTNAFAEGSVDKKTKEMIGLSSSMVLRCDDCVRYHLGKCFELGVTDEQVFEIFSIANLIGGTIVIPHLRRAVEFWEYLKENEND
- a CDS encoding ComF family protein produces the protein MSYSTQTFSLILSDFISLFFPNYCLSCNLTLSRSEILVCSHCLNDLNRTNLHLDQPNQLHTRFFEVPNLKYAFALSWFQKGTVIQKLLHQLKYEGNEAVGLLLGEIMGEEIKPYFQNEWDLITTVPIHYKKERKRGYNQSDIIAKGLSKVLNIPFTPILTKTINSKSQTKKHRIERFENVESVFELISKEQSIDKKKILLLDDVITTGATMQSCCKPLIQAGAEISIASIACTRK
- a CDS encoding ParA family protein codes for the protein MTKIISFISRKGGTGKTTSAIHFATMLHSLGHSLAMLETDTNYTLNTLRKMEVYKTGAKESSVFPIIGSEDHKALNDIAELKNRKLDYIVVDSAGKTTDEHIKKLSLSSDLVIVPTSLTPNDLLVTYQTIEDIKPAREENNKLKILVLPNRVHSATKIETVKDALSELDAEILEVKVPAKNIFANFSTILAEKEFLPITKAILAHL
- a CDS encoding nitroreductase family protein encodes the protein MKKRFNIDEINELIATRRSIYPAQYTGEKVDDEIIDQMLENANWAPNHKHTEPWRFIVFTEAGLNELGKFQADIYKKVSTEKGEFDEAKMETLRNKPLSASHVIAIGMKRDEKKSVPVEEEIAAVAAAVQNMQLTASAYGVGCYWGSGGITYMEEAKEALALDKDDKLLGWLYVGVPKEGFWPAGKRSSINDKVNWVKG
- a CDS encoding methyltransferase family protein, with the protein product MEYLITYLPIILAWLIFGLMHSILASRLMKDKLNLGPLTYRRLYNVFSIFAVLFIFFLGATLPAEYLFVKDQVSKSIGLIIATFGFLLAKLAFRPISLSEFLGIKSETNQKLIKDGIYARIRHPLYSALILGLIGFLIFSPTYTNLVHVICILFYLFIGIYFEEKRLKNFFGQEYDDYKKQTPMLFPTLRK
- a CDS encoding 2OG-Fe(II) oxygenase, translating into MELIQNKHFSQEQIDQYKEEFESSKPFHHIILDDFLSTEVAEKLHNFFPEDELFNKPKKDKHENKLEGDKFEEYPRLFNLLKEEIAKPKFLEFIEQVTGIENAFITNDGFGVGIQKGKKGSFEDVHVDFNIHPEKDVQRRLNLQLYLTPRWKPEWNGALEMWNDCVSKCKKAVSCRFNRAVIFEVKDTSYYGYTKPLECPDKEERKMFSATFYTKKEKEDITYHDTIFPETSQEEKPQNSFFDSIKKVLKVS